From the Acinetobacter radioresistens DSM 6976 = NBRC 102413 = CIP 103788 genome, one window contains:
- the repM gene encoding replication initiation protein RepM, with protein MQNELVVKDNALINASYNLDTTEQRLILLAIVQARELSKHVDANSTLEVHAHHYMKQFNVDKHAAYEGLKNAASNLFERKFSYKGIHEGTQQEKIVKSRWVSKIAYVDSAGIVELTFAPDVIPLITQLEKSFTAYQLKQISSLTSKYAIRLYELLIQWRSVGKTPMFELDDFRFKLGLAEHEYTKMANFKVRVLDAALNQINELTDIIASYEQHKNGRVISGFSFAFTTKQQPKEVTHTKAKKLTDKQIQLFANKLAHHDPFASQKAAVGESYADLEKRLLIELQDAEVVRKYAGVLKELGFEV; from the coding sequence GTGCAAAATGAGCTCGTAGTTAAAGATAATGCACTAATCAATGCCAGCTATAATTTGGATACAACAGAACAACGACTGATTCTCCTGGCAATTGTGCAGGCAAGAGAATTAAGCAAGCATGTAGACGCTAATAGCACGTTAGAGGTTCATGCTCATCATTATATGAAGCAGTTTAATGTAGATAAGCATGCGGCCTATGAGGGGCTTAAAAACGCAGCTAGCAACCTATTTGAGCGCAAATTCAGTTACAAAGGCATCCATGAGGGGACTCAGCAGGAAAAGATCGTCAAATCACGTTGGGTATCCAAAATAGCCTATGTTGATTCTGCTGGGATTGTAGAACTAACTTTTGCACCAGATGTAATCCCATTGATTACACAGCTAGAGAAGTCTTTTACTGCTTATCAGCTTAAACAGATTAGCTCGCTCACAAGCAAATATGCAATTCGTCTTTACGAGTTACTGATCCAATGGCGTAGTGTTGGCAAGACACCTATGTTTGAGTTAGACGACTTTCGCTTTAAGCTTGGATTAGCAGAACATGAATATACCAAGATGGCTAATTTCAAAGTTCGGGTACTCGATGCAGCGTTAAACCAAATTAATGAACTAACAGACATCATTGCTTCTTATGAGCAACATAAAAATGGACGTGTTATTAGTGGTTTCTCATTTGCGTTCACCACTAAGCAGCAACCAAAGGAAGTCACTCACACCAAAGCTAAGAAACTAACGGATAAGCAGATCCAACTCTTTGCCAACAAGCTAGCTCACCATGATCCATTTGCAAGCCAAAAAGCTGCAGTAGGGGAAAGCTATGCTGATCTAGAGAAAAGGCTGCTGATTGAACTACAAGATGCCGAGGTTGTCAGAAAGTATGCTGGAGTCCTCAAAGAGTTGGGCTTTGAGGTGTAG
- a CDS encoding ribbon-helix-helix domain-containing protein, with amino-acid sequence MIKKRETTKPFSEEAFINGANEQLTPKLDPKASRKFKTHTIPMNEYEYKLLAELAEKYGQTHNGIIRFALKKLSEE; translated from the coding sequence ATGATTAAGAAAAGAGAAACTACGAAACCTTTTTCTGAGGAAGCATTCATTAATGGTGCTAATGAACAGCTCACACCAAAATTAGACCCGAAAGCTTCTAGAAAATTTAAGACGCATACGATCCCGATGAATGAGTATGAGTACAAGTTATTAGCTGAACTGGCAGAGAAATATGGTCAAACCCATAATGGAATTATTAGATTTGCACTAAAGAAATTAAGTGAGGAATAA
- a CDS encoding COG4705 family protein, with product MNENKTIEEVFSKVPEVTLLFWIIKIAATTLGETAGDALSMSLNLGYIVSTGIFAIIFAIFVAAQIKAKKYNAFFYWATIIATTTLGTTIADYVDRTLGLGYLGGSLILLSLLIISLSSWYYSSGSISVHDIQSPKSEAFYWLTIMFSQTLGTALGDWTADTQGLGYTSAALIFGGLLLLLTILYFWTKISRTFLFWSAFVLTRPLGAVLGDFLDKPISHGGLDLSRFGASFVLLAFIIICLVLFKPKAATSFH from the coding sequence ATGAATGAAAATAAGACGATAGAAGAAGTATTTAGTAAAGTTCCAGAAGTTACCTTGCTTTTTTGGATTATTAAAATTGCCGCAACAACTCTTGGAGAAACAGCAGGTGATGCTTTATCCATGTCTTTAAATCTTGGATATATCGTAAGTACAGGAATTTTCGCAATTATTTTTGCAATATTTGTAGCTGCCCAAATCAAGGCAAAAAAATATAATGCATTTTTTTATTGGGCAACAATTATTGCCACAACCACACTTGGAACCACGATAGCGGATTATGTGGATCGTACTTTAGGACTTGGGTATCTGGGTGGTAGTTTAATTTTATTAAGTTTATTGATTATCTCTTTATCATCTTGGTACTACAGCAGTGGATCAATCTCTGTACATGATATCCAATCACCTAAAAGTGAAGCTTTTTACTGGCTAACCATTATGTTCTCTCAAACACTTGGTACTGCACTCGGGGATTGGACTGCTGATACTCAAGGGCTAGGATATACAAGTGCTGCTTTAATCTTTGGAGGTTTATTACTATTACTAACCATTCTGTATTTTTGGACAAAGATTTCTAGAACATTCTTATTTTGGTCAGCCTTTGTTTTGACTAGACCATTAGGAGCAGTTCTAGGGGATTTCTTAGATAAACCTATTAGCCATGGAGGGTTAGATCTAAGCCGCTTTGGAGCCTCTTTTGTCCTCCTCGCTTTTATTATTATTTGTTTAGTCTTATTCAAGCCTAAAGCAGCAACATCATTTCATTAA
- a CDS encoding AAA family ATPase — protein MIVLIGSQKGGCGKSTIAINIAAYLAKHNKDIVLVDADPQQSSANWVKDRDETSLPKVHCVQRYGDIKNTLKDLDGRYDYVIVDVAGHDSKELRTAMLTAHYLVVPFRPSQFDLDTLPHLSEVIDQAKSFNEELKPFGLLTLAPTNPSVSEVQQANDYLADFPLFTALSSVIHDRKVYRDVTAEGKGVVESNNPKAIEEFEAFMEELLA, from the coding sequence ATGATTGTATTAATTGGAAGCCAGAAAGGTGGATGTGGCAAATCTACAATAGCTATCAACATTGCTGCTTATCTTGCCAAACATAACAAAGACATCGTACTTGTTGATGCAGATCCTCAGCAAAGCTCAGCTAACTGGGTAAAAGACCGCGATGAAACCAGTCTACCCAAAGTACATTGTGTTCAACGCTATGGCGATATTAAGAATACACTGAAAGACCTAGATGGCCGTTATGACTATGTAATTGTCGATGTTGCTGGACATGACAGCAAAGAGCTTAGAACAGCAATGTTAACGGCACATTACCTGGTAGTACCATTTAGACCATCACAATTCGACTTGGATACTTTGCCTCATCTGTCAGAAGTCATTGACCAAGCCAAGTCCTTTAATGAGGAACTTAAGCCATTTGGATTACTAACATTGGCCCCAACAAATCCATCGGTGTCTGAAGTACAACAAGCCAATGATTATCTAGCTGACTTCCCACTGTTCACAGCGTTGTCATCAGTGATCCATGATCGCAAGGTTTATCGTGATGTCACTGCTGAAGGTAAAGGTGTAGTTGAATCCAATAATCCAAAAGCAATAGAAGAATTTGAGGCATTCATGGAGGAGCTTCTGGCATGA
- a CDS encoding AraC family transcriptional regulator has translation MLHPSLLTGLASTSESANIPCSYTRLIGRELDLQARDLPKLLKFTTLTAEQLMRDDTMITASQQIQILQNSLELSASDQFGLRLGQRLTPSTHGSMGFLINSSPNLLAVLQAFQTFLPTRMSLIRLETHTNAEWTTCLIFFEQTLSHAVHRLLSETVAVIFSECAEFIVGRPLTEAVIQFSHPAPDHHACYADYLAGTYQFDQPQLSIRVPTELCLIANASAQHDSYLLAMQQCEMILNRLKTQQHSTTYQVQKAMLSYPLGQLSEEDLAAALFMNKRTLARRLVKENTSYRLIRDRILSEKASSYLHDPQISVEAIASLLNYHDSANFRRAFKRWFGVSPSAYRRKITHRQEENDLRE, from the coding sequence ATGTTGCATCCAAGTCTGCTGACTGGTCTCGCCAGTACAAGTGAATCTGCTAATATCCCCTGTAGCTATACCCGTCTGATTGGCCGAGAGCTGGACTTGCAGGCGCGTGACCTACCTAAACTATTAAAATTCACCACGCTGACCGCTGAACAACTGATGCGTGACGACACGATGATCACGGCCAGCCAACAGATTCAAATCTTACAAAATAGCTTGGAGTTGTCCGCATCCGATCAGTTTGGCTTGCGTTTAGGGCAGCGGCTCACGCCGTCAACACATGGCTCGATGGGCTTTTTAATCAATAGCAGCCCGAACTTATTGGCCGTGTTACAAGCGTTTCAAACTTTTTTGCCGACCCGTATGAGTTTGATTAGGCTCGAAACACACACCAATGCTGAGTGGACGACCTGCTTGATTTTCTTTGAGCAGACCTTGAGTCATGCAGTACATCGGCTACTGTCCGAAACTGTTGCGGTGATTTTTTCGGAATGTGCCGAATTTATTGTTGGACGACCGCTGACCGAGGCGGTGATTCAGTTTAGCCATCCCGCCCCCGATCATCATGCCTGTTACGCGGATTATCTTGCCGGTACCTATCAGTTTGATCAGCCACAACTGTCGATCCGAGTGCCGACCGAGTTGTGCTTGATTGCCAATGCATCCGCGCAGCACGATAGCTATCTGCTGGCGATGCAACAATGCGAAATGATCCTCAACCGGCTCAAGACCCAACAACACAGCACCACCTACCAAGTGCAAAAAGCCATGCTGTCCTATCCGCTCGGGCAACTGAGTGAAGAGGATCTGGCTGCAGCCTTGTTTATGAATAAGCGTACGCTGGCCAGACGTCTGGTCAAAGAGAACACGAGTTACCGGCTGATTCGAGATCGGATTTTATCTGAGAAAGCCAGTAGTTATTTACATGACCCTCAAATATCGGTCGAGGCAATTGCCAGCTTACTGAATTACCACGACTCTGCTAATTTTCGGCGCGCGTTTAAACGCTGGTTTGGTGTATCACCAAGTGCTTATCGGCGAAAAATCACCCATCGGCAAGAAGAAAATGACCTGAGAGAATGA
- a CDS encoding IS256 family transposase: MKDEAMLALAKEFAKNLKTEADLNNFSKALKKLTVETALNAELTEHLGYEKNSPRIGKNTRNGYTTKRLFTDDGEFELDTPRDRDGTFEPQLIKKSQTRITQMDSQILSLYAKGMTTRDIVATFKEMYDADVSPTLISKVTDAVKEQVIEWQNRPLDALYPIVYMDCIVVKVRQDSTIINKAVYLALGVNTDGQKDLLGMWMSENEGSKFWLSVLTELKNRGLKDILIACVDGLKGFPDAINTIYPDTHIQLCIIHMVRNNLKYVSWKDYKAVTADLKKIYQAVTEDAALQALDEFGQKWDEKYPQISKSWLANWSNLNTFFAYSMDIRKAIYTTNAIESLNSVIRHATKKRKIFPTDDSVKKVVYLAIMAASKKWTMPIQNWKAAMNRFSIMFEERVTKYF; this comes from the coding sequence ATGAAAGATGAAGCAATGCTGGCATTGGCAAAAGAATTTGCTAAGAACTTAAAAACAGAAGCTGACCTGAATAATTTCAGTAAAGCTTTAAAGAAACTCACCGTTGAAACTGCACTCAATGCTGAACTGACTGAACATTTAGGCTATGAGAAGAATAGCCCTCGTATAGGCAAAAATACACGTAATGGCTATACAACTAAACGGCTATTTACTGATGATGGTGAATTTGAACTAGACACGCCTAGAGATCGTGATGGCACTTTTGAGCCCCAGTTGATCAAGAAGAGTCAAACCCGTATCACACAAATGGATAGCCAAATCCTATCCCTATACGCCAAAGGCATGACGACACGAGATATTGTTGCCACATTCAAGGAAATGTACGATGCGGACGTCTCCCCAACGCTTATTTCCAAAGTGACGGATGCAGTTAAAGAACAAGTAATAGAATGGCAAAATAGACCATTGGATGCCCTTTATCCTATTGTCTATATGGATTGTATCGTCGTGAAAGTGCGTCAAGATAGTACGATTATTAACAAAGCGGTATATCTGGCATTAGGTGTCAATACAGACGGACAGAAAGACCTATTAGGTATGTGGATGTCAGAAAACGAGGGTTCTAAATTTTGGCTCTCAGTGCTTACAGAACTGAAAAATCGTGGTTTAAAGGATATTCTGATTGCCTGCGTAGATGGATTGAAAGGGTTTCCTGATGCGATTAATACAATTTACCCTGATACGCATATTCAGTTGTGTATCATTCACATGGTACGCAACAATCTTAAATATGTGAGTTGGAAAGACTACAAAGCTGTCACAGCCGATTTAAAAAAGATATATCAAGCTGTTACAGAAGACGCAGCCTTACAGGCTTTAGATGAATTTGGACAAAAATGGGATGAGAAGTATCCTCAAATCAGCAAGTCATGGCTTGCCAACTGGTCGAATCTAAACACGTTTTTCGCTTACTCTATGGATATTCGCAAAGCGATTTACACGACCAATGCGATTGAATCATTGAACAGCGTTATCCGCCATGCAACCAAGAAAAGAAAAATCTTCCCAACTGATGATTCCGTGAAAAAGGTGGTATATTTAGCAATTATGGCAGCAAGCAAAAAATGGACGATGCCTATTCAGAATTGGAAAGCTGCCATGAATCGCTTTAGTATCATGTTTGAAGAGCGTGTAACCAAGTATTTTTAA
- a CDS encoding 2Fe-2S iron-sulfur cluster-binding protein: MGQITLIEYDGTATVLDIEAGKSLMQLAIDHGVSGIDGDCGGECACGTCHVIVDGAWLAATGQPNDEEARMLEMVPEGTASSRLACQIQLSDAMDGMVVHLPEFQM, from the coding sequence ATGGGTCAAATTACATTGATCGAGTATGACGGTACCGCCACCGTACTTGACATCGAAGCGGGCAAGTCGCTGATGCAACTGGCTATCGATCACGGCGTATCCGGCATTGATGGAGATTGCGGTGGCGAATGTGCTTGTGGAACCTGTCATGTGATCGTTGACGGTGCTTGGCTGGCGGCGACAGGACAGCCCAATGACGAAGAGGCGCGCATGCTAGAGATGGTACCAGAAGGTACGGCGTCGTCTCGTTTGGCGTGCCAGATTCAATTGTCCGATGCAATGGATGGCATGGTGGTGCATTTGCCTGAGTTTCAAATGTAG
- a CDS encoding DEAD/DEAH box helicase — protein MSITTSNYFFDQLGNATNVDTLFFSDILAQYTEKNKKNVYLIHAPLGDERYTYTFDHGLVILSPKHKVTFINLGSELSDFEDYVYDFMEDLSAISIKYKYKDLIGRPRQWKDNLVTSIDSVDKASLNEGYFTDLFESIKLENSVEQRKVELLISLLTGSINNINNLILDVSDTVLDKVKQKILLFDGQQTRFIYQKTDKPVIRIQGLSGTGKTELLLHKLKDLYLNHEKSRIMFTCHNKILAHSLKHRIPEFFDFMKVEQQIQWNERLWCVNAWGGGSDVHSGAYRYICNFYNLKFRSFQKGIMDFNLACTYALKELENSEYKESFAFDYMLIDESQDFPQSFFDLCAKVTKEIIYIAGDIFQNIFSSEKAQTAPDYLLSKCYRTDPKTLMFAHGLGMGLFEESKLQWLNHEEWEMCGYNVKDVGDRIHLSRDPLRRFEDIQNIDSIELIPCKDDFTGEASRVDHTIKVIRQILKDNATAKPHDIAVITTETNNYSFDLLSHLEYKIGKELNLQVNKAYDTRNDKPDEIFLSTRNHVKGLEFPFVICHVTKISDSRSIRNALYMILTRSFIKTYLIFSEDLNQKIYPYLVSGLETIKKEGILDVEIPSDTEINQIKASISKIATGLSLEDQIIHILRSIDVQDVHFDRILHMIKAAVSIDNSYEYEYEDLYNLTIGIAKAEISRGLKN, from the coding sequence GTGTCTATAACAACTTCTAATTATTTTTTTGATCAGCTAGGCAATGCAACAAATGTAGATACATTGTTTTTTAGTGATATTTTAGCGCAATATACTGAAAAAAATAAAAAAAATGTATATCTGATTCATGCTCCTTTAGGAGATGAACGATATACTTATACATTTGATCATGGATTAGTAATTCTTTCACCAAAGCATAAAGTTACTTTCATAAATTTAGGATCAGAACTAAGTGATTTTGAAGATTATGTATATGATTTTATGGAAGATTTGAGTGCTATTTCTATAAAATATAAATATAAGGATTTGATAGGACGTCCTCGACAATGGAAGGATAACTTAGTAACTAGTATTGATTCAGTTGATAAAGCTTCATTAAATGAAGGTTATTTCACTGACTTATTTGAAAGTATTAAGTTGGAGAATAGTGTTGAACAAAGAAAAGTTGAGTTATTAATTTCTTTATTAACTGGAAGTATTAATAATATCAATAACTTAATTCTTGATGTTAGTGATACAGTTCTAGACAAAGTAAAACAAAAAATATTACTTTTTGATGGTCAACAAACACGTTTTATTTACCAAAAAACAGATAAACCGGTTATAAGAATTCAAGGTCTTTCAGGTACGGGGAAAACAGAATTACTTTTACATAAATTGAAAGACCTTTATCTGAACCATGAAAAAAGTAGGATCATGTTTACGTGTCATAATAAGATTTTGGCACATAGTTTGAAACATCGTATTCCTGAATTTTTTGACTTCATGAAAGTAGAACAGCAGATTCAATGGAATGAGCGATTATGGTGTGTAAACGCTTGGGGTGGTGGATCTGATGTACATTCAGGTGCTTATAGATATATATGTAATTTCTATAATCTAAAATTTCGTAGTTTTCAAAAAGGAATTATGGATTTTAATTTGGCATGTACATATGCCTTAAAAGAATTAGAAAATAGTGAATATAAAGAAAGTTTTGCTTTTGATTACATGTTAATTGATGAAAGCCAAGATTTTCCTCAAAGTTTTTTTGATTTATGTGCAAAAGTCACTAAGGAAATTATTTATATTGCAGGAGACATTTTTCAAAATATTTTCTCTTCTGAGAAAGCACAAACTGCACCTGACTATCTTTTAAGTAAATGTTATAGAACAGATCCTAAAACATTAATGTTTGCTCATGGATTAGGAATGGGATTATTTGAGGAGTCAAAACTACAATGGCTAAACCATGAAGAATGGGAAATGTGCGGTTATAATGTTAAGGATGTTGGGGATAGGATTCATTTATCTCGAGATCCTCTAAGAAGATTTGAAGACATCCAAAATATTGATAGTATTGAATTAATTCCTTGCAAAGATGACTTCACTGGAGAAGCCTCGCGAGTTGACCATACTATTAAAGTCATTCGCCAAATATTAAAAGACAATGCTACAGCTAAACCTCATGATATTGCTGTAATTACAACGGAAACAAATAACTATAGTTTCGATCTATTGTCACACTTAGAATATAAAATTGGAAAAGAACTTAATTTACAGGTTAATAAAGCTTATGACACCAGAAATGATAAGCCGGATGAAATATTCTTAAGTACAAGAAATCATGTAAAAGGATTAGAGTTCCCATTTGTTATTTGTCACGTTACTAAAATTTCAGATAGTAGAAGTATTCGTAATGCTTTATATATGATTCTAACTAGATCTTTTATAAAAACTTATTTAATATTTTCAGAAGATTTAAATCAGAAAATCTATCCTTATTTAGTTTCTGGATTAGAAACTATTAAAAAGGAAGGAATCCTTGATGTTGAAATTCCATCAGATACAGAAATAAATCAAATCAAAGCTTCTATTTCGAAGATAGCTACAGGTTTATCCTTAGAAGATCAAATCATTCATATTCTTCGATCTATAGACGTACAGGATGTACATTTTGACCGTATATTACATATGATTAAAGCTGCAGTTAGTATTGATAATTCTTATGAATATGAATATGAAGATTTATACAATTTAACTATAGGTATTGCTAAAGCTGAAATTTCTAGAGGTTTAAAGAACTAG
- a CDS encoding cytochrome P450, translating into MKNMQATLNQISALLPIPMHLQVKGMQVFQKVKQRVTQAQPFPDFVEKPIPDVATLKLEDIDMSNPFLYRQHQWQSYFKRLRDERPVHYQKSSPFGAFWSITRYDDIVFVDKSHELFSAEPVIVIGKPPAGLDVEMFIAMDPPKHDVQRQAVQGVVAPKNLKEMEGLIRSRVQEILDDLPLDTPFDWVERVSKEITARMLATLLDFPYEQRHKLVYWSDTLAGSAEATGGEISDNDVLFNAAADMAKQFAALWHAKAAQQAAGEPMGFDLISLMLSNDDTKDLIHRPMEFLGNLALLIVGGNDTTRNSMTGGVYALNLFPEQFVKLKNQPSLIPNMVSEIIRWQTPLAYMRRIAKQDIEMHGQTIRKGDKILMWYASGNRDERVIEQPDAFLIDRKGARNHLSFGFGVHRCMGNRLAEMQLRILWEELLLRFDNIEVLGEPELVQSNFVRGYAKMMVKLTAKA; encoded by the coding sequence ATGAAAAACATGCAAGCCACACTAAACCAAATTTCAGCCCTGCTGCCGATACCCATGCATTTACAAGTGAAAGGCATGCAGGTGTTCCAAAAGGTCAAGCAACGGGTGACACAGGCGCAACCGTTCCCTGATTTTGTAGAAAAGCCAATCCCCGATGTTGCCACGCTCAAGCTCGAAGACATCGATATGAGCAATCCGTTTTTATATCGACAGCATCAATGGCAGTCATACTTTAAGCGGCTACGCGACGAGCGTCCTGTTCATTACCAAAAAAGCAGTCCATTCGGTGCATTTTGGTCGATTACCCGTTATGACGATATTGTGTTCGTGGACAAATCCCACGAGCTGTTTTCGGCGGAACCGGTGATTGTGATTGGCAAGCCGCCCGCCGGACTGGATGTGGAAATGTTTATTGCAATGGATCCGCCTAAGCACGATGTGCAGCGTCAAGCGGTACAAGGTGTGGTCGCACCGAAAAATTTAAAAGAAATGGAAGGGCTGATCCGCAGTCGGGTACAAGAGATTTTGGATGATTTGCCGCTCGATACGCCGTTTGATTGGGTGGAGCGGGTGTCCAAAGAAATCACCGCACGCATGCTGGCGACCTTGTTAGATTTTCCGTATGAACAGCGGCACAAGCTGGTGTACTGGTCTGATACGTTGGCGGGCAGCGCAGAAGCCACGGGCGGTGAGATTAGCGACAACGATGTGCTTTTTAATGCCGCCGCTGATATGGCCAAGCAGTTTGCCGCGCTGTGGCATGCCAAGGCGGCTCAGCAAGCGGCAGGTGAGCCGATGGGATTTGATTTGATTAGCTTAATGCTGAGCAATGACGATACCAAGGATTTGATTCACCGTCCGATGGAGTTTTTGGGCAATTTGGCCTTGCTGATTGTCGGTGGGAATGACACCACGCGGAACTCCATGACCGGCGGGGTATATGCGCTGAACCTGTTTCCTGAGCAGTTTGTCAAACTGAAAAACCAACCGAGCCTGATTCCAAATATGGTGTCCGAGATCATTCGCTGGCAGACCCCACTGGCGTATATGCGTCGCATCGCCAAGCAAGACATCGAGATGCACGGCCAAACCATCCGTAAGGGCGACAAGATCTTAATGTGGTATGCCTCGGGCAATCGTGACGAGCGGGTGATTGAACAGCCAGATGCGTTTTTGATTGATCGTAAAGGTGCACGCAATCATTTGTCATTTGGCTTTGGTGTGCATCGCTGTATGGGCAATCGCTTGGCCGAGATGCAGTTGCGGATTCTGTGGGAGGAGTTATTGCTTCGCTTCGACAATATTGAGGTATTGGGTGAGCCAGAGTTGGTGCAGTCTAACTTTGTGCGCGGCTATGCCAAGATGATGGTCAAACTGACTGCCAAAGCGTAG
- a CDS encoding recombinase family protein produces MAEVAYKRVSTADQNTARQLEGKTFDKIFEDKVSGKDTNRPQLQAMLDYVREGDVVHVHSLDRLGRNTADLLQLVEQLKIKGVTVHFHKEGMIFSADTNNPMHQLMFTMLSGFAQFERELIRERQREGIAIARAENKYQGRKKTIDDAAIRAAMVKPDASYRKVAKELGVSLSTVQRAMKGG; encoded by the coding sequence GTGGCTGAAGTAGCATACAAACGGGTAAGTACGGCAGATCAAAATACAGCACGACAGCTAGAGGGCAAGACCTTTGACAAAATTTTTGAAGACAAGGTAAGCGGTAAGGATACCAACAGACCTCAATTACAGGCGATGCTCGATTACGTCAGAGAAGGTGATGTAGTCCATGTACACAGCCTGGATCGTTTGGGGCGTAATACGGCAGACCTGCTGCAATTGGTGGAGCAACTCAAGATTAAAGGCGTTACTGTCCATTTTCACAAAGAAGGCATGATCTTTTCGGCAGATACCAATAATCCAATGCACCAGCTAATGTTCACGATGCTGTCAGGCTTTGCACAGTTTGAGCGTGAGTTGATCAGAGAGCGTCAGCGTGAAGGGATTGCAATTGCCAGAGCTGAAAACAAGTATCAGGGACGTAAGAAGACTATTGATGACGCTGCAATTCGTGCAGCTATGGTAAAGCCTGATGCTAGTTACAGGAAAGTGGCAAAAGAGCTGGGTGTAAGTCTAAGCACAGTACAAAGGGCAATGAAGGGAGGCTAA
- a CDS encoding NAD(P)/FAD-dependent oxidoreductase — protein sequence MQTIVIIGASHAAAQLAASLRPDGWQGEIVVIGDEPYLPYHRPPLSKTFLCGAQLVDELLIRPAAFYQKNQIEFRHGRVVAIDRAARSVTLQDGSTLAYDQLALCTGARVRTVSLAGSDLAGVHYLRNISDVQAIQPFVQPNGKAVVIGGGYIGLETAAALTEQGMQVVVLEAAERILQRVTAPEVSDFYTRIHREQGVTIHTGVSVTAITGEGRAQAVLCADGSMFDADLVIIGVGVVPNIELALDAGLQVDNGIVIDEYCRTSAPEIVAIGDCANAFNPIYQRRMRLESVPNANEQAKIASATLCGLQRTSKSLPWFWSDQYDLKLQIAGLSQGYDQIVIRGDVQQRRSFAAFYLQAGRLIAADCVNRPQEFMLSKKLITAGTAVDPLRLADESIAVQALMG from the coding sequence ATGCAAACAATCGTCATCATTGGCGCAAGTCATGCTGCGGCGCAGTTGGCGGCAAGTCTGCGGCCAGATGGCTGGCAGGGCGAGATTGTGGTGATCGGCGATGAGCCGTATTTGCCGTATCATCGACCGCCGTTGTCCAAGACCTTTTTATGCGGTGCACAACTGGTCGATGAGTTATTGATTCGGCCAGCCGCTTTTTATCAAAAAAATCAGATCGAATTTCGGCACGGGCGGGTGGTTGCGATTGATCGGGCAGCGCGCAGCGTGACACTACAAGATGGCAGTACGCTTGCGTATGACCAGTTGGCGCTGTGTACCGGTGCACGAGTCAGGACGGTGTCGCTGGCTGGGTCTGATTTGGCAGGTGTGCATTATCTTAGAAATATCAGCGATGTACAGGCTATCCAGCCATTTGTACAACCCAACGGCAAAGCAGTGGTGATCGGTGGTGGCTATATCGGTCTTGAAACAGCCGCCGCATTGACCGAGCAGGGCATGCAGGTGGTGGTCTTGGAAGCCGCCGAGCGGATTTTGCAGCGGGTAACTGCACCGGAAGTGTCGGACTTTTATACGCGGATTCATCGCGAACAGGGTGTGACGATTCATACCGGTGTGTCGGTCACGGCGATCACGGGTGAGGGGCGGGCGCAAGCGGTGCTGTGTGCCGATGGTTCGATGTTCGATGCAGATCTGGTGATCATCGGGGTCGGGGTTGTACCGAATATCGAGTTGGCGCTGGACGCGGGCTTGCAGGTGGACAATGGTATTGTGATTGATGAGTATTGCCGTACCAGTGCGCCAGAGATTGTGGCCATCGGGGATTGTGCCAATGCGTTTAATCCGATTTATCAGCGGCGGATGCGCTTGGAGTCGGTACCAAACGCCAATGAACAGGCCAAAATTGCCTCGGCGACCTTGTGTGGCTTACAGCGGACCTCGAAGAGTTTGCCTTGGTTTTGGTCAGATCAGTATGATCTAAAGTTGCAGATTGCGGGACTCAGTCAGGGGTATGATCAGATCGTGATTCGGGGTGATGTGCAGCAAAGGCGTAGCTTTGCAGCGTTTTATTTGCAGGCGGGTCGCCTGATTGCGGCGGATTGTGTGAATCGTCCGCAGGAGTTTATGCTAAGCAAAAAGCTGATCACGGCTGGTACGGCGGTCGATCCACTGCGGTTGGCGGATGAGTCGATTGCGGTACAGGCGTTGATGGGGTAG
- a CDS encoding IS5 family transposase, with the protein MDSNYVKAHQHNARAATHDQEAIGLSRGSKTSKIHLAVDGYGLPIVFAITGGELHKAKAAPDLLSQVSIDAILINI; encoded by the coding sequence ATGGATAGCAATTACGTCAAGGCACATCAACATAATGCACGTGCTGCAACTCACGATCAGGAGGCGATTGGCTTAAGTCGAGGTAGCAAGACAAGTAAGATCCATCTTGCCGTAGATGGGTATGGATTACCCATCGTGTTTGCGATCACGGGTGGTGAATTACACAAAGCCAAAGCTGCACCTGACTTGCTCTCACAGGTATCTATCGATGCCATTCTGATTAACATCTGA